In Neodiprion pinetum isolate iyNeoPine1 chromosome 6, iyNeoPine1.2, whole genome shotgun sequence, one genomic interval encodes:
- the LOC124221181 gene encoding uncharacterized protein, translating into MRPRIMSYGREKRDFVTHSSTVSSTFVFVPLLGSRTAALLTDPLTEGYIFSQRLTIEGPGRLSLESAGEIKYIRGVYRWLLEVVGGGWWRSEVNEEEDEEDEENKMDEEDEDLCSV; encoded by the exons ATGCGGCCACGGATCATGAGTTACGGCCGAGAAAAAAGAGATTTCGTTACTCATTCTTCTACTGTTAGTTCAACGTTCGTTTTCGTGCCTCTTCTGGGTTCTAG aacggcagcatTATTAACCGACCCATTAActgaaggatatatcttcagtcaacggctgaccatcgaagggcctggccgcttgagtctggaatcggcaggagagataaa gtatatcCGTGGTgtttatcggtggttgttggaggtggttggcggtggttggtgGCGGTCAGAGGtgaacgaggaggaggacgaggaagacgaggagaacaagatggacgaggaggacgaggatttgtgctcg gtataa